The Myxococcales bacterium genomic sequence CTACCGCACCGAACTATTCACCCCGTTGTGCGAAACCCTGGCGGCACAAAACATCCGCCTGCACCGCGGCGTGCTGGCCGTATTGCCCGGCCCGACCTATGAAACGCCGGCCGAGGTGCGCTTCCTCCGCAACGCCGGCGCCGACGCGGTCTGCATGAGCACCGTACCCGAGGCGATTTACGCCAAGTACGCCGGATTGGCGGTCGTCGGCCTGACCCTGGTCACCAATCGCGCCAACGACGGCACCCTGCGGGAAAAACCCTCGCACCACGAGGTGCTGGCCAACGCCGCCGCCGCCGCGGACCGCTTCACGCTCGCCGTTCGCGAAACCTTCCGGTTGTTGTAAAAAATCCTGGTGCCGCCGATTCGAAGGCGTGGCTTGCGAAGAGTATCGATAAAAGCCAGGCGACAATCGATTTGCCGGACGGATCACCCTCGCCGGGTGATCGGTCACGTCGAATCGCGCCTGGAAAGGCGCTCCTACCAATAATTTCGGTGAAGGATCCGCCCGGGCGGAGAAAATCACTTCTTTTTATGGTCGGGGATATACGGACCGACCAGCCAGGTCGGATCGTAGGTTTTCATGACCTGCCGCCAATCGGCTTCGTCCTTCACCTCGCGCACGGTGTACAGGCGCGGCCGGACGAGATCGAAGGCGACCGCCTCGGTGCCGTCTTCAAGCATGAAGGGAATCGCCCGGAACAGTTCCGGATGCGTTTCGATGTGCTGGATGAGGTCGGCGTCCTGGTCGTCGTGCAATTCGTGGAGTTCCTGGGACTGGAGAATTTCCTCGTCGACGTTGACGTCCTCGAGTTCGAGGTCGGTCACGCTGCGGGCCGGTCGCTGCAGGTTCATCATCACGTACAACGGAACGCTGCCGTTCTGGCTGATGAAGTGAGTCGGTTCATGCTGCGAGAGATGGTCGATCTCGCTGACCAGATCACTATTGATGAAGATGCGGCGACGTGCTTGGCTCATCGGTCTGTAAATCCCTCCTCGGCTCAATCCATCTTTGCGGATTTTTCCCATATTTGCGAAAAAATCAAGCAGGTATCAACGCTGGCCGAAAATAGCCGTGCCGACGCGCACCAGGGTGGCGCCTTCCTCGACGGCGACCGCGTAATCCGCCGACATGCCCATCGACAAATCCGGAAGCGGAACGCCGAGCTTGTCTTGCAGCCCGTCGCGCCGGCGGCGCAGCGCGGCGAAAAACGGCCGCACCTCTTCAGCGGGCCAGAACGGCGGCATGGTCATCAGGCCGGTCAGGAGCAACGAGGGAAGCGCCAGAATCGCCCGCGCGATGTCCTCGGCTTCCTCCGGGCGGCAGCCGCTTTTCGCTTCCTCGCCGGCCTCGTTCACCTGCAACAGCACCGGAAGGCGCCGGCCGGCCGCCGACGCACGCTTGGCTAGTTCTTCCGCCAGCGCGATCTGATCGACGGTATGGACCGCGTGAATCCAGGCGGCGAGGTATTTAACCTTGTTGCGCTGCAAATGGCCGATGAAGTGCCAGCGGGCGTCGCCGCCGACGAGCGGCGCCTTGTCGACCAGTTCCTGCACGTAGTTCTCGCCGAAATCGAGCTGGCCGGCGGCCATCGCCTCTTGCACCAAAGCCGCCGGGTGCGTCTTGGTGACCGCCACCAGCTTCACCGTTTGCGGGTCGCGGCCGGCCCGCTCCGCGGCTTGCGCGATGGCGCGGCGCACCGCCCGCAGATTTTCGGCGACGCTCACGATCCGCCCCCGATCAAAACGTTCTCGCCGTGAATTCGTTCCCACAAAATGGCGACCTCGGCCAGCGGCAGGCCGACCACGTTGGTGTACGAGCCGCGCACCTGTTGCACCAGGCCGGCGCCGATGTCCTGGATCGCGTACGCGCCCGCCTTGTCCATCGGCTCGCCGGTGGCGATGTAGGCGCGCAGTTGGGCGTCGCTGAGCGGCCGGATGAACACCTCAGAGGCGACGCTGTCCACGAACGACCGCTCCGCCGCGCGGTGCAACAGGCAAAAGCCGGTGACGACCACGTGCCAGCGGCCGCTGATCCGGCGCAGCATGGCGAATGCCTCGGCTTCGTCCGCCGGTTTGCCCAACATCAGGCCGTCCACCACCACCGTGGTATCCGCGCCCAGCACCCACTGGTCCGGGTAACGCAGCGCCACCTTGGCGGCCTTGTCGACGGCCAGTCGGCGCGTGTGGTCGTGCGGCGCCTCGCCGTCGCGCGGCGACTCATCGATGGCGGGAACCTCGACGCGAAACGGGATGCCCAGTTGGCCGATCAATTCGCGCCGCCGCGGGCTGGCGCTGGCCAGAATCAGTTCCGGCCGGTTCAATCCATGGCCTCCGGATTCATCAACAGCACCATGATCGCCTTCTGGACGTGCAGCCGGTTTTCAGCCTCGTCGAAGACCTTGGACGCCGGCGATTCCATCACCTCGTCGGTGACTTCCTCGCCCCGGTGCGCCGGCAGGCAGTGCAGGAAGATGGCGCTTTCCTTGGCCAGCCCCAGCAGTTCCGTGTCGATGCAGTAGCCGGCAAAGGCCTGCCGCCGCTTGTCCTCCTGCCCTTCCATGCCCATCGAGGTCCAGACGTCGGTGGTGAGCACGTCGGCGTCCCGCACCGCTTCGCGCGGATCGGTCGTCAGCGTCACGTTGCCGCGGGCCTCGGCCTTGGCGCGCGCGAAAATCTCCGGTTTCGGCTGGTAACCGGTCGGGCAGGCCAGGCTGAGGTGGAACGGCAGGCGCGCCGCGGCGTTGAGCCAGCTGTGCGCCATGTTGTTGCCGTCGCCGATGTAGGCGATCTTCTTACCTTCGTAGGAGCCGAGGTGGTCGATCACCGTCTGCAGGTCGGCCAGAATCTGGCAGGGATGCAACAGGTCGGTCAGGCCGTTGATGACCGGCACCGTGGCGTAGCGCGCGAACTCCTCGAGCACTTCCTGGCCGTAGGTGCGGATCATCACGCCGTGGACGTAGCGCGACAACACGCGGGCCGTGTCCTTGATCGGTTCGCCGCGGCCCATCTGCAAATCGCGCGAGGACAGAAAGAGCGGCTGGGCGCCGAGCTGGTAGCAACCCACCTCGAACGAAACGCGGGTGCGGGTGCTGCTTTTTTCGAAGATCAGCGCCACGCTCTTGCCGGCCAGCGGCTGGAAGTCTTCGCCGTCGCGCCAGCGTTCGCGCAGTTCGGCGGTCACGTCGAAAATGCGGCCGATTTCCTCGGTCGTCAGGTCGTACAGGCTCAGAAAGTGTTTCATCGCTTTTTCCCTTTTATAAGATGTAGCGCGACAAATCGACGTCCTCGATGATGCCGGTCAGCGCCTCGTCGATGAATTTCCGGTCGATGACGAACGTGGTCCCGCGCTTTTCCGGCGCGTGGAAGCTGATGTCCTCGAGCATTTTTTCCATGATGGTCGCCAGGCGGCGCGCGCCGATGTCCTCGGTGCGTTCGTTGACCTTGGCGGCCAGTTCGGCCATCCGCTCGATGCCGTCCCGGGTGAATTCGAGCCGCACGTCCTCGGTGGCCAGCAAGGCTTCGTACTGCTTGGTCAGCGCGTTTTGCGGCTCGGTCAGGATGCGGACGAACGCCTCGACCGACAGGCTCTTGAGCGCCACGCGGATGGGAAAGCGGCCCTGCAATTCGGGGATCAGATCGCTGGGCTTGGCGACGTTGAACGCGCCCGCCGCGATGAACAGCACGTGGTCGGTGCGCACCATGCCGTGCTTGGTGTTGACGCTCGAACCCTCGACGATCGGCAGCAGGTCGCGCTGCACGCCCTCGCGCGAAACGTCGGGACCGTGGCCCTTTTCGCGGCCGGCGATCTTGTCGAGCTCGTCGAGAAAGATGATGCCGCTCTGCTCGACGCGGCGCAGCGCCTCGACCTGCACTTTTTCCATGTCGATCAGGCGTTGGATCTCCTCTTTTTCAAACAGGCGCAGCGCCTCGGGCACCACGATCTTGCCTTTCTTGGTGCGCTTGGGGAAGAGGTTGCCGAACATGTCCTTGAAGTTGATGTCCATGTCCTCGAGGCCGGAGTTGCTGAAGATTTCGATCATCGGCAGCTTCGACCGGTCGGCCACTTCCATCTCGATCGAGCGGTCGTTTAGCTTGCCGTCGAGCAGCATCTGGCGGAATTTTTCGCGCGTGCGGCGGTAGCTTTCCTGCGGGTCGGGATCGCCGGGGTGCGTGACGAGCACGAACGATTCGCCCTGCACGGCGCCTTCCTCGGCCGGCTTATCGTCCTCGTCCTCGTACTTAAGGTGCGTCTCGGGCGCGGGATTTTTCGGCGGGGGCGGAACCAGCTTGTCCAGCACCTTTTCGACGGCCAGCCGGTGGGCTTCCGCGGCGACCTGCGTCTCGTGCTCTTGCCGCACCTGGTTGATGCCGATCTCGACCAGGTCGCGGATCATGCTCTCCACGTCGCGCCCGACGTAACCGACCTCGGTGAATTTGCTGGCCTCGATCTTGAGAAACGGCGCGCCGGACAGCTTGGCGAGCCGGCGGGCGATTTCGGTTTTGCCGACGCCGGTCGGGCCGATCATGATGATGTTTTTCGGATAGATTTCCTCCCGCAGGGATTCGTCCACCTGGGCGCGGCGCCAGCGGTTGCGCATGGCGATCGCCACGGCGCGCTTGGCCTCGTCCTGGCCGATGATGTACTTGTCCAGCTCGGCGACGATTTCCCGCGGGGTCAGTTCCCGTTGTTCGGTCATTTCAGTTTTCCTCAAGCGTTTCGACGACGATGTGGTCGTTGGTGTAAATGCAGATCTTCGCCGCGATCTCCATCGCCTCCTGCACGATCCGTTCGGCCGGGAGGTCGGTGTGGCGGACCAGCGCCTGCGCGGCGGCCTGGGCGTACGAACCGCCCGAACCGATGGCGATCACGCCGTCGTCGGGTTCGATCACGTCGCCGGAGCCGCTGACCAGCAGCGTGGCGTTCTTGTCGGCGACCAGCAGCAGCGCCTCCAGCCGCCGCAGCATTTTATCGCTACGCCAATCCTTGGCCAATTCCACCGCGGCGCGCGTCAGATTGCCGTGATATTCGTCCAGCTTGGCCTCGAAGCGCTCGAACAGATGAAACGCGTCGGCCGCGGCGCCGGCGAAACCGGCTAGGACATCTTTGTTCTTGCCGAGGCGACGCACCTTGCGCGCGCCGTGCTTCATCACCTTGTCGCCGATCGTCACCTGGCCGTCGCCGCCCAGGGCGACCCGCCCGTCGCGCCGCACCGCCAGCACCGTCGTGGCGTGAAAAGTCTCCATCATTTCTGCTCCTTGTCGGCGCCGCCGCGCCGGCGTCGTTTGCCGCGCGGATGCGCTTTTTCGTACACCGTCAGCAGCCTGTCAACCGTGACGTGCGTATAGCGCTGGGTCGTGGACAGGCTTTCGTGGCCGAGCATCTCCTGCACCTCGCGCAGATTCGCCCCCGATTCGAGCAAATGCGTGGCGAACGAATGGCGCAGGGTATGCGGCGTCACCCGCGTTCCCAGGCCGGCGGCCAGCCGCGCCCGCGCCACGATGTTTTCGATCGTCCGCGCGGCCAGCGGCGCCGCGCGGCGGCCGAGAAACAACGGGCTGTCTTCCAGTGCGCCGTAGCGCCCCAGGCGCGCGGCGGCGGTCGCCGCGACGTAATCGTCCAGCGCCCGCGTCGCGGCCGCGCCGACGCTCACCAGCCGGTCCTTCCGCCCCTTGCCACGCACGCGCAGGGTGCCGATTTCCTTTTCCCAGTCGCGCAACCGGGCCTGCGCCAGTTCGCGCAGCCGGCAGCCCGTGGAATAATATAGTTCCAAAATCGCCCGATCGCGCGCCTGGTTCAGGGGATCTTTTTCCACCCGCGCCTCGACGAGCCGGCCGGCCTCCTCGACCGAGAGCGACCGGGCCAGCCGCTTGTCGCGCCGGGGCGCGCGCACCTGCCGGGCCGGATTGACCGTCAACAGGCCCCGCTTCCGGCAAAAAGTATAAAAAGCCCTCAACGACGCCAACTTGCGTTCGATGGTCGTTTTGGCGGACGCCCCGGTCAGTTCGGCCAGAAAGGCGCGCAGTTCCAGCTTGCCGGCCTTGGTCAGATCGATTTCCTCCCCGTTCCGGCAGATTTCGTACCGGCGACAAAAGTCGCGGAATTGCTCGAGATCGCGCCGGTAATGGGTCACCGTCAGCGCCGAGAGATTGCGTTCGAGCGCCAAATGCCGGGCAAAATCGTCGAGCAGGTCGGGCAATGCGCGTTCCTTTGGCGCGGGGTGAATTCGACTGAAAACTAAAGCCGGAGTCGGGACCTGTCAATCAAAAGATTTTTCCTGAGAAACCGCGGAGGCTTGCAACCAGGCCCGCAGATCGGCCAGACCGCGCTCGTGATAGCGCTGTTTGCGAATCCGCTTGCCGCGGATTTCCGGTTGGGGCGGCAGCAGGCCGAAATTGGCATTCATCGGCGCGAACGGCGTCGTTTCCGCGCCGGTCACGTACCGCAACAGCGAGCCGAAAAACGTGGTTTCCGGCGGCGGGTCCAACTTTTGCCCGGCCACCTCGGCGGCGGTGAACCACGCGGCCAGAAGCCCCATGGCGGTGCTTTCGAGATAGCCTTCGACGCCGATCAACTGACCGGCCAGCCGAACCCCGGGACGGGCGCGCCACGACAAATCGGGCCGCAACAGGCGCGGGCCGTCGATATACGTATTGCGATGGATCACCCCGTAGCGCAGAAATTCGGCGTTTTCCAGACCCGGGATGAGGCGCAGCACGCGCCGCTGCTCGCCGAAGGTCATCCGCGTCTGAAAGCCCACGAGGTTCCACAAATCGCCCGCCGCGTTTTCGCGCCGCAGTTGCACGACCGCGTAAAACCGGGCGCCGGTGCGGGGATCGCGCAAGCCGACCGGGCGCATCGGCCCGTAGCGCAAGGTGTCGCGGCCGCGCCGGGCGATCTGTTCGATCGGCATGCAGGCCTCGAACACCCGCTCGTCCTCGAAACCGTGCGGCGTCACCACCGCCGCGTCGATCAGCGCTTCGTAAAAACGTTGGTACTCTTCTTCGTTCAACGGGCAATTGAGGTAATCGCCCGCCGCTTCGCCGTCGCGGCGGTTGGCGGCGAAGACGATTTCCGGATTCAGGCTTTCGCCGGCGACGATCGGGCTGGTGGCGTCGTAGAAGTGCAAGTGTTCGGCGCCGCCCGACGCGGCCAACGCCGCGGCCAACGGCGGCAGGGTCAGCGGGCCGGTGGCGACGATCGCGGGCGGGTCCGGCAGTTCGGTCACCGCCCGGCGGATCAGCCTGAGGCGCGGCTCGGCGGTTAAAAGTTCGGTGACGCGGCGGGCGAAGGTGACGCGATCGACGGCCAGCGCCTGTCCGGCGGCCACGGCGTGTTCGCGGGCGACGCGGACGATCAGCGAGCCGGCCGCGTCCAGTTCGGCGATCAACAAGCCTTTGGCCGCGCCGACCGCGGTCGATCCTAGGCTGTTGGAGCAGACGAGTTCGGCAAAATCCGCCGTTTGGTGGGCGGGCGTCATGACGGCGGGCCGGGACTCGAACAGGTCGACGTCCAGGCCGCGTCGCGCGAGTTGCCAGGCGGCTTCCGCGCCGGCCAGGCCGGCGCCGACGACGGCCACGCGGGTCAAGGCTCAGCCCTCGGTCGTTTCTTTCGGTTCCTCGGCCTCGAGCGGTTGTTCGTAATCGCACTCCCGGATCGGGCAACTGAGCACCACCTGGCCGTCCTTGCGGCGGCGCAGGAGGAACGGATTGCTGCACTTCGGGCACGGCGTGAGCACCGGCTCGGCGCGATAGGTCACCCGGCATTCGGGGTATTTCGAGCAGCCCCAGAACACGCCGCGCGGGCCGCTGCGTTCGACCAGCGAACCGCCGCAGCCCTCGCGCGGGCACGGCACGCCGGTATCGAACGGCAAGGTGCCCTTGCACTTGGGATAGGTGACGCACGAATAGAAACGGCTGCCCTTGCGGCTCATTTTTTCGTTCATCGGGCCGCCGCAGATCGGGCAGAGCTTGTCCGACGGCTTCGGTTCGGCCGTCGGCATCGCCGGCCGCTCGACGATCGACACGCGGCCTTCGCCGTCGCGGGTGTAGTTTTTCGTGTTGCGGCACTCGGGGTAGTTCGAGCAGCCCAGGAAGGTGCCGTTGCGGCCGTACTTGATGACCATGACTCCCTGGCCGCACTTGTCGCAGACGATGTCGGTCTTTTCGCCCTCGCGTTTGAGGTTCTTCATTTCCTTCTCGGCGATTTCAAGCGTGCCGGAGAAGGTTTTCCAGAAGTCGGCGAGCAGGGCGTGCCACTCGACGCGGCCTTCCTCGACCTCGTCGAGTTCGTCTTCCATCCGCGCCGTGAACGATACGTTGAGCACCTCGGGGAAGGAATCGACCAGCAGGCGCGTGACGGCCCGGCCCAGGTCGGTCGGCCGCAGGGAGCCGCGGACCTTCTTCGCCTCGCCGGCCGCGCCGTTTTTATCGGCGGCCTTGAGCTTCTCGACGTAATCCTTGTCCAGGATCGTCGAGAGGATCGCGGCGTAGGTGGACGGCCGGCCGATGCCCTTTTCCTCGAGTTCCTTGATCAGCGTGGCCTCGGTGAACCGGGCGGGCGGCTGGGTGAACTTCTGTTGCGGATCGACCTGCTTTTCGGTCAGTTGCTGATCCTTGACGAGCGGCGGCAGCTTGCTTTCCGGTCCGCCGTTTTCCTCTTTTTCCGCCTCGTCCTCGTCGCGCATCGCCGCCAGGTGGCCGGCGAAAATTTCCTTGTGTTCGCTGACCGACAGGCCATAGGGGCCGTTGGCGATCTGCACGGTGGTGACGGCGAATTCGGCGGGCGTCATCTGGCTGGCCAGGAAGCGGCGCCAGATCAGGTCGTACACCTTGAACTGCGCCGGCGAAAGGCTGGCTTTCACCTTCTCGGGCGGCAGCTCGAGGCTGGTCGGCCGGATGGCCTCGTGCGCTTCCTGCGCGCCCTTGCGGCTCTGGTAGAAGTTGGGCGACGCCGGCACGTAATCGGCGCCGTAGACGCGGCCGATGTAATCGCGCGCCGCCGCCTGCGCCTCGGCGGCGATCCGCACCGAGTCGGTGCGCATGTAGGTGATGAGGCCCTGCGGCCCTTCGCCGGTGATGTCGATGCCTTCGTACAATTCCTGCGCGATGCGCATGATGTTGGCGGGCGACATCCGCAACCGGCGGCTCGCCACCTGCTGCAGGGTGCTGGTGATGAAGGGCGGCCAGGCGCGTTTTTTCTGCGTGCGTTCGGCCAGGCCGGTGACCGTGTAGCGGCCGGCGCTCAGCTCGCGGCAAACGGTTTCGGCGGCCGCGCGGTCGGCGATATTGAGCTTCTTGCCGTCGCGGGTGCCGAGCTTGGCGGTGAAGACCGGCGGCAGGTCGGCGGCCAGGTCGACGAAAATTTCCCAGTATTCCTCCGGTTTGAAATTCTCGATTTCCTGCTCGCGTTCGACCACGAGGCGCACCGCGACCGACTGCACGCGGCCGGCCGACAAGCCGCGTTTCACCTTTTGCCAGAGCAGCGGCGAGAGCTTGTAGCCGACGAGCCGGTCGAGCACGCGGCGGGCCTGCTGGCTGTTGAATTTGTCGAGGTTCAATTCGGTCGGGTGGTTGAGCGCCTCGATCACGGCGCGCTTGGTGATTTCGTTGAACAGGATGCGCTGAATCGGCTTGTCCTTGAGTTTCAAGGCCTCGCCGATGTGCCAGGCGATCGCCTCCCCTTCGCGGTCGGGGTCGGGGGCGAGCAGGATGCGGTCGGCGTTCTGCGCGGCGGCGCGCAATTCCTTGAGCACCTTTTCCTTGCCCTTGATGGTGACGTATTTCGGCGCGAAGCCGTTCTCGATATCGACGCCCAACTCGCGTTCGGGCAAATCCCGCACGTGGCCCACCGAAGCGCGGACCTCGTATTCCTTACCCAGGTACTTGCCGATGGTCTTGGCCTTGCTCGGCGATTCCACGATAACCAGGGAATGACTCATCAATCCTCAGTCCAGATCGCAATGAACCGGTTTCCCGGTTGCCGCTGCAAGCGGCCTTGTATTTCCAGTTCCACCAGCGCGGCGTTGACGCGCGCGGCGGACAATCCGGTTTTCTCCACCAGGGTGTCGGTGTCGGCCGGGCCCAGCACCAACACGTCCCACAGCGCCCCGACGTCGCCGTCGAGCGCCGGCGCGGCGGGTCGCCGCATGGCCGCGAACGCCTCGTCCTCGGCAAAACCGCGACGCAAGTGTTCGCCCAGCACCTCTTCCGTCACATCCACGATATCCAGCAGGGGCTTGGCGCCGTCGCGCAGCAGGCGATTGACGCCTCGGCTGGCGGCGCGGTCGATCGGTCCCGGCACGGCCAGCACCGTCTTGCCTTCCTCCATCGCATACCGCGCGGTGATCAGGGCGCCGCTTTTTTCGCCCGCCTCCACCACCACGCAGGCCCGGCCGAGGCCGGCCATCAGGCGGTTGCGCCTGGGAAAGGTAAAACGATCCGGCGGCGTACCCGGCGGAAATTCGCCGAGCAGCAAGCCGCCCGCCGCTACAATCCGTTCAAAGAGCCCCGCGTGTTCGGGCGGATAAATCACGTCCAGACCGGCGCCCAGCACCGCGATCGGCCGGCCGTTTTCGCTCAGGGCGCCCGTGTGCGCCCGGGCGTCGATGCCCAGCGCCCCGCCGCTGACCGTGCAAATGCCGGCTTTGGCCAGAGCTGCGCCGAGCCGCATCGCCACCCGCTCGCCGTATTCGGTCGGTTTGCGCGTGCCGACCACGGTAACGGCCAACTCGGCTTCCTCGGCCAATCGGCCCCGGGCAAAAACCACCGGCGGCGGCGCGATCATCGTCCGAAACGCCGCCGGATACCGTGGATCGTCGACGGCCAGCACCTGCTGACCCAGACGCTCAGCCTCGGCCAGAATGCGGTCGACCTCGTCCCATCTATTAAAGGATAAGACCGCCTCGGCCTGATTGGTTTTCAACCCCGCCGCGCAGAGCCGGCTCATCTCCGCTCCGAACGCGCTTGCCGCGTCCGGAAAGACGGATAACAGGCGTCCGACCGCCACCGGACCGACGCCCTCGACGCAACTCAGAGCCAGATGAAAACGAGCCATCTCGGTTCCAATCACCGTTTTGGGGCGTAAGGATAAACACCGCCGCGCCTCGGCTGTCAAGACAAAAACTGCATAATTTTCACGCGGCCGTTACTTTTTCGGCGGCAATCGATTAAAAAAAGACCGGCTCGCGGGAGCCGGTCGGGAAGCGGCAAACGGTGGAATCGGCTATTGCACGTCGCTCACCACGGTATCGCCGACTTGAATCGGACGAATGGCGTAGGTAACCAGAACCGTTGAGGTTTTGTCGCCGACGCGCGTGACGATGACGTTGCCGATCTTATAACCCGGCAG encodes the following:
- a CDS encoding YggS family pyridoxal phosphate-dependent enzyme — protein: MSVAENLRAVRRAIAQAAERAGRDPQTVKLVAVTKTHPAALVQEAMAAGQLDFGENYVQELVDKAPLVGGDARWHFIGHLQRNKVKYLAAWIHAVHTVDQIALAEELAKRASAAGRRLPVLLQVNEAGEEAKSGCRPEEAEDIARAILALPSLLLTGLMTMPPFWPAEEVRPFFAALRRRRDGLQDKLGVPLPDLSMGMSADYAVAVEEGATLVRVGTAIFGQR
- a CDS encoding septum formation inhibitor Maf translates to MNRPELILASASPRRRELIGQLGIPFRVEVPAIDESPRDGEAPHDHTRRLAVDKAAKVALRYPDQWVLGADTTVVVDGLMLGKPADEAEAFAMLRRISGRWHVVVTGFCLLHRAAERSFVDSVASEVFIRPLSDAQLRAYIATGEPMDKAGAYAIQDIGAGLVQQVRGSYTNVVGLPLAEVAILWERIHGENVLIGGGS
- the argF gene encoding ornithine carbamoyltransferase, which encodes MKHFLSLYDLTTEEIGRIFDVTAELRERWRDGEDFQPLAGKSVALIFEKSSTRTRVSFEVGCYQLGAQPLFLSSRDLQMGRGEPIKDTARVLSRYVHGVMIRTYGQEVLEEFARYATVPVINGLTDLLHPCQILADLQTVIDHLGSYEGKKIAYIGDGNNMAHSWLNAAARLPFHLSLACPTGYQPKPEIFARAKAEARGNVTLTTDPREAVRDADVLTTDVWTSMGMEGQEDKRRQAFAGYCIDTELLGLAKESAIFLHCLPAHRGEEVTDEVMESPASKVFDEAENRLHVQKAIMVLLMNPEAMD
- the hslU gene encoding ATP-dependent protease ATPase subunit HslU, encoding MTEQRELTPREIVAELDKYIIGQDEAKRAVAIAMRNRWRRAQVDESLREEIYPKNIIMIGPTGVGKTEIARRLAKLSGAPFLKIEASKFTEVGYVGRDVESMIRDLVEIGINQVRQEHETQVAAEAHRLAVEKVLDKLVPPPPKNPAPETHLKYEDEDDKPAEEGAVQGESFVLVTHPGDPDPQESYRRTREKFRQMLLDGKLNDRSIEMEVADRSKLPMIEIFSNSGLEDMDINFKDMFGNLFPKRTKKGKIVVPEALRLFEKEEIQRLIDMEKVQVEALRRVEQSGIIFLDELDKIAGREKGHGPDVSREGVQRDLLPIVEGSSVNTKHGMVRTDHVLFIAAGAFNVAKPSDLIPELQGRFPIRVALKSLSVEAFVRILTEPQNALTKQYEALLATEDVRLEFTRDGIERMAELAAKVNERTEDIGARRLATIMEKMLEDISFHAPEKRGTTFVIDRKFIDEALTGIIEDVDLSRYIL
- the hslV gene encoding ATP-dependent protease subunit HslV, whose protein sequence is METFHATTVLAVRRDGRVALGGDGQVTIGDKVMKHGARKVRRLGKNKDVLAGFAGAAADAFHLFERFEAKLDEYHGNLTRAAVELAKDWRSDKMLRRLEALLLVADKNATLLVSGSGDVIEPDDGVIAIGSGGSYAQAAAQALVRHTDLPAERIVQEAMEIAAKICIYTNDHIVVETLEEN
- a CDS encoding tyrosine recombinase XerC, giving the protein MPDLLDDFARHLALERNLSALTVTHYRRDLEQFRDFCRRYEICRNGEEIDLTKAGKLELRAFLAELTGASAKTTIERKLASLRAFYTFCRKRGLLTVNPARQVRAPRRDKRLARSLSVEEAGRLVEARVEKDPLNQARDRAILELYYSTGCRLRELAQARLRDWEKEIGTLRVRGKGRKDRLVSVGAAATRALDDYVAATAAARLGRYGALEDSPLFLGRRAAPLAARTIENIVARARLAAGLGTRVTPHTLRHSFATHLLESGANLREVQEMLGHESLSTTQRYTHVTVDRLLTVYEKAHPRGKRRRRGGADKEQK
- a CDS encoding methylenetetrahydrofolate--tRNA-(uracil(54)-C(5))-methyltransferase (FADH(2)-oxidizing) TrmFO, which produces MTRVAVVGAGLAGAEAAWQLARRGLDVDLFESRPAVMTPAHQTADFAELVCSNSLGSTAVGAAKGLLIAELDAAGSLIVRVAREHAVAAGQALAVDRVTFARRVTELLTAEPRLRLIRRAVTELPDPPAIVATGPLTLPPLAAALAASGGAEHLHFYDATSPIVAGESLNPEIVFAANRRDGEAAGDYLNCPLNEEEYQRFYEALIDAAVVTPHGFEDERVFEACMPIEQIARRGRDTLRYGPMRPVGLRDPRTGARFYAVVQLRRENAAGDLWNLVGFQTRMTFGEQRRVLRLIPGLENAEFLRYGVIHRNTYIDGPRLLRPDLSWRARPGVRLAGQLIGVEGYLESTAMGLLAAWFTAAEVAGQKLDPPPETTFFGSLLRYVTGAETTPFAPMNANFGLLPPQPEIRGKRIRKQRYHERGLADLRAWLQASAVSQEKSFD
- the topA gene encoding type I DNA topoisomerase, which produces MSHSLVIVESPSKAKTIGKYLGKEYEVRASVGHVRDLPERELGVDIENGFAPKYVTIKGKEKVLKELRAAAQNADRILLAPDPDREGEAIAWHIGEALKLKDKPIQRILFNEITKRAVIEALNHPTELNLDKFNSQQARRVLDRLVGYKLSPLLWQKVKRGLSAGRVQSVAVRLVVEREQEIENFKPEEYWEIFVDLAADLPPVFTAKLGTRDGKKLNIADRAAAETVCRELSAGRYTVTGLAERTQKKRAWPPFITSTLQQVASRRLRMSPANIMRIAQELYEGIDITGEGPQGLITYMRTDSVRIAAEAQAAARDYIGRVYGADYVPASPNFYQSRKGAQEAHEAIRPTSLELPPEKVKASLSPAQFKVYDLIWRRFLASQMTPAEFAVTTVQIANGPYGLSVSEHKEIFAGHLAAMRDEDEAEKEENGGPESKLPPLVKDQQLTEKQVDPQQKFTQPPARFTEATLIKELEEKGIGRPSTYAAILSTILDKDYVEKLKAADKNGAAGEAKKVRGSLRPTDLGRAVTRLLVDSFPEVLNVSFTARMEDELDEVEEGRVEWHALLADFWKTFSGTLEIAEKEMKNLKREGEKTDIVCDKCGQGVMVIKYGRNGTFLGCSNYPECRNTKNYTRDGEGRVSIVERPAMPTAEPKPSDKLCPICGGPMNEKMSRKGSRFYSCVTYPKCKGTLPFDTGVPCPREGCGGSLVERSGPRGVFWGCSKYPECRVTYRAEPVLTPCPKCSNPFLLRRRKDGQVVLSCPIRECDYEQPLEAEEPKETTEG
- the dprA gene encoding DNA-protecting protein DprA → MARFHLALSCVEGVGPVAVGRLLSVFPDAASAFGAEMSRLCAAGLKTNQAEAVLSFNRWDEVDRILAEAERLGQQVLAVDDPRYPAAFRTMIAPPPVVFARGRLAEEAELAVTVVGTRKPTEYGERVAMRLGAALAKAGICTVSGGALGIDARAHTGALSENGRPIAVLGAGLDVIYPPEHAGLFERIVAAGGLLLGEFPPGTPPDRFTFPRRNRLMAGLGRACVVVEAGEKSGALITARYAMEEGKTVLAVPGPIDRAASRGVNRLLRDGAKPLLDIVDVTEEVLGEHLRRGFAEDEAFAAMRRPAAPALDGDVGALWDVLVLGPADTDTLVEKTGLSAARVNAALVELEIQGRLQRQPGNRFIAIWTED